GAAGCCAAATTCGCTCTTACGTATTAGACGATTCACGCATTAAAGATTTACGTACTGGCGTAGAAAACCGTAATACGCAAGCCGTATTAGACGGGGATTTAGATCGATTTATTGAAGCGAGTTTAAAAGCGGGGCTTTAAGTATGATTTGCTGGATAAGTAAAGAAGCGTTACTTATCCCATCATAAGAAATAACCCAAAAGTGCGGTTATTTTTGAAGGTATTTTTAAAGTTAAAATTAAAGGTAAACAAAATGTCAGAACAAGAAGTTAAAGAATTAGATCTCAATGGCGAAATGCTCGTTCGTCGTGAAAAATTATCCGCATTACGTGCAAAAGGTAATGCCTTTCCAAACAAGTTTCGTCGTGATGCTCTCGCACAAGATTTACACAATCAATATGATTCAGAAGACGGGGAAATCTTAAAAGAGAAAGGCGTTGAAGTACAGGTTGCTGGTCGTATTATGACTCGCCGTGCAATGGGTAAAGCAACTTTTATCACTATTCAAGATATGAGCGGTAAAATCCAGCTTTACGTTGCACGCGATAATTTGCCTGAAGGTGTTTATAAAGATGACGTTGGTACTTGGGATTTAGGCGACATCGTTGGCGTTAAAGGCACTTTATTTAAAACAAAAACTGATGAACTCACTGTAAAAACCACTGAAGTTCAACTTTTAACTAAAGCACTCCGTCCATTACCAGACAAATTTCACGGTTTAACCGACCAAGAAGTTCGCTATCGCCAACGTTATTTAGATTTAATTTCTAACGAAGAATCTCGCCGCACTTTTATTATTCGTTCTAAAGTTGTCGCGGGTATTCGTGAATATTTCATTTCTAAAGGCTTTATGGAAGTGGAAACGCCAATGTTACAAGTAATTCCAGGCGGTGCATCTGCACGTCCTTTCGTGACTCATCATAATGCATTAGATGTGGATATGTATTTGCGTATCGCACCTGAACTTTATTTAAAACGCTTAGTCGTTGGTGGGTTTGAACGAGTATTTGAATTAAACCGTAACTTCCGTAATGAAGGGGTTTCTGTTCGTCATAATCCAGAATTTACTATGCTTGAATACTATCAAGCCTATGCAGATTACCACGATTTAATGGATAACACCGAAGAACTTCTTCGTAAATTAGCGATTGATATTCTTGGTACAACCATTGTGAAATACGGTGATTTAGAATTTGACTTCGGCAAACCATTTGAGCGTATTACATTACACGATGCAACGGTTAAATATGGTGCTGACAAAGGTATCGTAAAAGAAGATTTATATGATTTTGATCGTGCAAAAGCCACGGCTGAACGCTTAGGTATTGAAGTACAAAAATCTTGGGGTTTAGGCAGCATTGTCAATGCAATTTTTGAAGAAGTGGCTGAACATCACTTAATTCAACCAACATTCTTAATGGCTCATCCTGCGGAAATTTCGCCACTTGCACGTCGCAATGATGAAAATCCAGATGTAACAGATCGTTTTGAACTCTTTATCGGTGGTCGTGAAATCGGTAATGGTTTCTCAGAATTAAATGACGCAGAAGATCAAAATGAACGTTTTGATGCACAAGTGGCTGCAAAAGAAGCAGGCGATGATGAAGCGATGTTTAAAGATGAAGACTTTGTTGTTGCATTAGAGCACGGCTTACCACCAACAGCTGGGGAAGGTTTAGGTATCGACCGCCTAGCGATGCTTTATGCAAATGCACCGTCAATTCGTGATGTGATCTTATTCCCTGCAATGCGTCAGAAATAATAAAGATACAAACAAAAGCCACCATTTGGTGGCTTTTTTATTTTAATAAAAAGAGAATTTTATATTCCCTTCTTATTGTTTAACGATTAACCATTAATAAATTTTTCGCCCAATTCAATATCTGCACGTAAAGTTGGCAACATATTTTCTAAGGCTTGTTGTTCAAAATTGCTTAATGGGCCAATTGGTAAAATTTCTTCTACGCCTTCTTTGCCTAAACGAACGGGTTGAGAGAAGAAACGAGCATATTTGCCATCTCCTTCAACATAAGTACATTCAACCACTGTCTCGCCACTTAATCCTTTCACTAAAGAACGCGCAAAACGTGCTGCAGCTTGTGCCATTGAAAGCGTTGCTGAACCGCCACCTGCTTTTGCATTGACAACTTCTGTACCTGCATTTTGGATACGTTTTGTTAATGGTTCGATTTCTTCTTCGTTCCATTTTGCATATTGAACTTGAGAAAGTAATGGAAGAATAGTCACACCTGAGTGACCACCAATAACAGGAACGCTCGTACGAGAAACATTTAAACCTTTTAATTCAGCCACAAAAGTTTCAGAACGTAACACGTCTAAAGTTGTCACACCAAATAATTTACGTTTGTCGTAAACACCTGCTTTTTTCAACACTTCAGCCGCAATCGCAACAGTAGTATTTACTGGGTTAGTGATGATACCAACACAAGCTTTAGGGCAAGTAACCGCGACTTTTTCAATTAAACCACGCACGATACCTGCATTAATATTGAATAAATCTGAACGATCCATACCAGGTTTACGCGCAACACCAGCAGAAATTAATACAACATCCGCACCTTCAAGTGCTGGTGTTGGATCTTCACCAGAAAAACCTTTTACATTCACTGCCGTTGGAATATGGCTCACATCTACTGCAACACCTGGTGTTACTGGGGCAATATCATATAATGCTAAGTCGGTGCCTGCTGGCAACTGAAGTTTTAGTAATAACGCTAATGCTTGACCAATACCACCTGCGGCACCTAATACAGCAACTTTCATAAATACTCCTTATGTGTTAGTTAATTTAAAACAGCCTGATTTTAAAATGTTCATCTTACAATTACAAATAGAGAAATATCATTCTATGATCTAGTTCACATTTCTGAGATAAATATTTTCTTCTCTTTGTTCTTATTCATATTTCAGTTGATAAAAGTGAATTTTTATGCAATTCTTATGCAAATTTTGACTATTAAAAAATAAAGATGACTGACAATTTAACTCGTGCTTTTAAAGAATTACTCAATCAAGAACGCTTTGGTTCTCAAAATGAAATTGTCGATGCCTTAAAAAAACAAGGCTTTACTGGTATTAATCAATCAAAAATATCGAGAATGCTCAGCAAATTTGGTGCGGTTCGCACTCGTAATACCAAAATGGAAATGGTCTATTGCTTACCAAATGAATTAAGTGTTCCCAATACCAGTAGTCCATTAAAAAATCTTGTCTTAGATGTTGATCACAATTCGATGTTAATCGTAATAAAAACGACGCCCGGTGCTGCTCAATTAATTGCACGATTACTTGATTCCATTGGAAAATCGGAAGGCATTTTAGGTACTATCGCAGGCGATGATACTATTTTTGTCACGCCCACAAGCGATAAACCTATCGACGAATTATTGCAAAATATCCAACGCTTATTTGAAAACGCATTGTAATGAATATTCTATTAACAGGAGGAACAGGACTTATCGGCAAAGCACTTGTCGAACAACTCTGCTTACGCAATGAACAAGTGACGATCTTAACGCGCTCAAGTTCGCCGCACACTTTCTCAAAGCAAAAAAACATCAAATTTATTACCGCACTTTCAGAACTCGATTTACAAGAACAGTTTGATGCCATCATCAATCTTGCTGGCGAACCAATTTTTCATAAAGTTTGGTCGAAAAACCAGAAATCTATTTTACGAGAAAGTCGTTTAAGCCTCACTACTCAACTGGTTGAATTCATCAATCAGTATCAGCAATACCCAATTTTTATATCAGGTTCAGCAACTGGAATTTACGGCGATCAAGGCGAACAAACAATTACCGAAACAAGCAAAACAGCAAAAACCTTTACCGCACAATTATGCCAAGATTGGGAAAATATCGCGCGACAAGCTAATGCGAGGGTTTGTTTGATTAGAACAGGAATAGTCTTTTCTAAAAAAGGGGGCGCGCTTGCAAAAATGTTGCCTTTATACAAATGGGGACTTGGCGGTAATCTGGGCAAGGGAGAGCAATATTTCCCTTGGATTGCTTTGGAAGATATGGTAAATGGCATTTTATTTTTACTCGATCATTCAGAATGCAGAGGGGCATTTAACTTCTCAGCCCCGAATCCCATAAAACAGCATAAATTTAACCGCACTTTGGCTGGAATATTAAAACGTCCTGCCTTTGCAACTATTCCAAAATGGATATTACATTTCATTCTTGGCGAACGAGCGAATCTATTACTCGAAAGCCAAAATGTTGTGCCTGAAAAATTACTCAACGCTGGATTCCAATTTCAATATTCTGATTGCGAAAACTATCTAGAAGAAATCCTAAAAAACAAATAAAAAAATCACCGCACTTTTTTAATGAGGTGATTTTTATCGGACTAAATATCTCGCCTTATCGCAATTTATTGTTCATTATAAATTTCAAGATTGGATGCTTGTTTTTCACGTTTTTTCTTTGCACTATCGTTGCGTTGAAGTGCGATTTTATCAAGATATTCAGGACTAATATCGCCTGTAATATATTCGCCTGTGAATACTGAACAATCAAAACCTTGAATGGCTGGATTTTCCAATTGAACAGATTCAGTAAGTGCGGTCAGATCTTGGAAAATTAATTTATCTACGCCGATCAAATGTGCAATTTCCTCAACATTTCGACCGTAAGCGATCAGTTCATCACAACTCGGCATATCAATACCATATACATTCGGATAACGAATTTCAGGAGCAGCAGAGGCAAAGTAAATTTTCTTCGCACCAGCTGAGCGAGCCATTTCAACAATTTGCTCAGAGGTTGTGCCACGAACGATAGAATCGTCCACCAATAACACGTTTTTATCTTTAAATTCAGCTTTAATGGTATTCAATTTGCGACGAACAGAACTAATACGCTGTGCTTGACCTGGCATAATAAAGGTACGACCAACATAGCGATTTTTCACAAATCCTTGGCGATAAGGCTTCCCTAGTACACGAGCTATTTGTAACGCAATATCTGTTGAAGTTTCAGGAATAGGAATGACCACATCAATATTATCAATTTCATCCGCCCATTCTTTTGCAATTTTTTTCCCGAGTTTTTCCCCCATATGAACACGTGCCGCATAAACAGAGACACCATCAATCGTTGAATCTGGGCGTGCAAAATAAACATACTCAAAAATACAAGGATTTAACACCGCACTTTCGGTACATTGTTGTGAATAAAGTTCGCCATCAAACGTCACATAAACGGCTTCGCCCGCAGCAATATCACGCACAAACTCGAAACCCACAATATCTAAAGCCACTGTTTCAGAGGCGAACATATAATCAGTTTTGCCATTTTCTTCACGTTTACCCAACACCAAAGGACGAATACCAAAAGGATCACGAAACGCAACCATGCCATGCCCAATAATCATCGCTACGCAGGCATAAGCACCACGAATATCATTGTGAGTTTTACGAACAGCATAGAAAATATCTTGTGGATCGAGATGGTTTTGAGGAATGTGATCAAGATGATTAGCGAGAATATTAAGAAGAAGTTCAGAATCTGAATTAGTGTTTACGTGACGGCGGGCAGTTTTAAAGACTTTTTCTTTTAACTCCACTGAGTTGGTTAAATTGCCGTTATGCACCAAAGTGACACCATAGGGAGAATTTACATAAAAAGGTTGTGCCTCTGAGACGCTAGAACTTCCTGCCGTAGGATAGCGAATATGCCCTAATCCAGCATTTCCTTGCAAGCGTAGCATATGCTCTTGACGGAACACATCGCTGACTAAGCCATTAGCTTTACGTAAGCGGAAACGGTTTTCATCATCAACCGTTACAATACCCGCCGCATCTTGTCCACGATGTTGCAAAAGGGTTAATGCTGCATAAATAGATTCATTAACCGGACTTTGGCTAACAATACCGACAATACCACACATTTTGTGTTCCTTATTGATTAAGCGTTGGAGTTAAAAAACTTGAACTTGACTGAAGCTGTTGAAAGAACCATTCAATAATAAAACCAAAGTGCGGTATTAATTGAGATTCTTTCCACCAATCAGTTTGTTCAAAATTGGTAAAAGTATCCATAAAAAATAACAACGCAGCCACAATCAATGCACCGCGCACTAAACCGAAAGCTGCACCTAATACGCGATCAGTGCCGCTTAAACCCGTCTTATCTACTAATTGACTAATCACATAATTTACTATTGCGCCCACGATTAAAGTCAGAACAAACAGAATGGCGATTGCAGTTCCATTACGCACATACATTGATTCAATTTGCGTAAGATAAGTGGC
The Haemophilus influenzae DNA segment above includes these coding regions:
- a CDS encoding CvpA family protein, whose amino-acid sequence is MIDYIIIGIIAFSILVSLLRGFVREVLSLGSWVVAFIVASQFYPYLATYLTQIESMYVRNGTAIAILFVLTLIVGAIVNYVISQLVDKTGLSGTDRVLGAAFGLVRGALIVAALLFFMDTFTNFEQTDWWKESQLIPHFGFIIEWFFQQLQSSSSFLTPTLNQ
- the lysS gene encoding lysine--tRNA ligase, whose product is MSEQEVKELDLNGEMLVRREKLSALRAKGNAFPNKFRRDALAQDLHNQYDSEDGEILKEKGVEVQVAGRIMTRRAMGKATFITIQDMSGKIQLYVARDNLPEGVYKDDVGTWDLGDIVGVKGTLFKTKTDELTVKTTEVQLLTKALRPLPDKFHGLTDQEVRYRQRYLDLISNEESRRTFIIRSKVVAGIREYFISKGFMEVETPMLQVIPGGASARPFVTHHNALDVDMYLRIAPELYLKRLVVGGFERVFELNRNFRNEGVSVRHNPEFTMLEYYQAYADYHDLMDNTEELLRKLAIDILGTTIVKYGDLEFDFGKPFERITLHDATVKYGADKGIVKEDLYDFDRAKATAERLGIEVQKSWGLGSIVNAIFEEVAEHHLIQPTFLMAHPAEISPLARRNDENPDVTDRFELFIGGREIGNGFSELNDAEDQNERFDAQVAAKEAGDDEAMFKDEDFVVALEHGLPPTAGEGLGIDRLAMLYANAPSIRDVILFPAMRQK
- a CDS encoding TIGR01777 family oxidoreductase, with amino-acid sequence MNILLTGGTGLIGKALVEQLCLRNEQVTILTRSSSPHTFSKQKNIKFITALSELDLQEQFDAIINLAGEPIFHKVWSKNQKSILRESRLSLTTQLVEFINQYQQYPIFISGSATGIYGDQGEQTITETSKTAKTFTAQLCQDWENIARQANARVCLIRTGIVFSKKGGALAKMLPLYKWGLGGNLGKGEQYFPWIALEDMVNGILFLLDHSECRGAFNFSAPNPIKQHKFNRTLAGILKRPAFATIPKWILHFILGERANLLLESQNVVPEKLLNAGFQFQYSDCENYLEEILKNK
- the purF gene encoding amidophosphoribosyltransferase — translated: MCGIVGIVSQSPVNESIYAALTLLQHRGQDAAGIVTVDDENRFRLRKANGLVSDVFRQEHMLRLQGNAGLGHIRYPTAGSSSVSEAQPFYVNSPYGVTLVHNGNLTNSVELKEKVFKTARRHVNTNSDSELLLNILANHLDHIPQNHLDPQDIFYAVRKTHNDIRGAYACVAMIIGHGMVAFRDPFGIRPLVLGKREENGKTDYMFASETVALDIVGFEFVRDIAAGEAVYVTFDGELYSQQCTESAVLNPCIFEYVYFARPDSTIDGVSVYAARVHMGEKLGKKIAKEWADEIDNIDVVIPIPETSTDIALQIARVLGKPYRQGFVKNRYVGRTFIMPGQAQRISSVRRKLNTIKAEFKDKNVLLVDDSIVRGTTSEQIVEMARSAGAKKIYFASAAPEIRYPNVYGIDMPSCDELIAYGRNVEEIAHLIGVDKLIFQDLTALTESVQLENPAIQGFDCSVFTGEYITGDISPEYLDKIALQRNDSAKKKREKQASNLEIYNEQ
- the mdh gene encoding malate dehydrogenase produces the protein MKVAVLGAAGGIGQALALLLKLQLPAGTDLALYDIAPVTPGVAVDVSHIPTAVNVKGFSGEDPTPALEGADVVLISAGVARKPGMDRSDLFNINAGIVRGLIEKVAVTCPKACVGIITNPVNTTVAIAAEVLKKAGVYDKRKLFGVTTLDVLRSETFVAELKGLNVSRTSVPVIGGHSGVTILPLLSQVQYAKWNEEEIEPLTKRIQNAGTEVVNAKAGGGSATLSMAQAAARFARSLVKGLSGETVVECTYVEGDGKYARFFSQPVRLGKEGVEEILPIGPLSNFEQQALENMLPTLRADIELGEKFING
- the argR gene encoding transcriptional regulator ArgR; protein product: MTDNLTRAFKELLNQERFGSQNEIVDALKKQGFTGINQSKISRMLSKFGAVRTRNTKMEMVYCLPNELSVPNTSSPLKNLVLDVDHNSMLIVIKTTPGAAQLIARLLDSIGKSEGILGTIAGDDTIFVTPTSDKPIDELLQNIQRLFENAL